Proteins from one Bacteroides mediterraneensis genomic window:
- a CDS encoding sugar O-acetyltransferase: protein MKTEYEKMRSQELYYFSDPEIHVSLMHAKKVCARLQTMTIYDDDYREVMEDLIPDFPKTTTICPPFHCDHGNGIILGENVFMNYDCIMLDGAYIRIGKNTLIGPHCQFYTPQHPMDHVERREEKETSYPITVGEDCWLGGNVVVCPGVTIGNRCIIAAGSVVTRDIPDDSLAAGVPAVVKKSLKK from the coding sequence ATGAAAACAGAATACGAAAAAATGCGCAGTCAGGAACTCTATTATTTTTCCGACCCTGAAATACACGTCAGTTTGATGCATGCCAAGAAAGTCTGTGCACGATTGCAGACGATGACCATTTACGACGATGATTACCGCGAGGTGATGGAAGACCTGATTCCCGATTTTCCGAAGACCACTACCATTTGTCCCCCTTTCCATTGTGACCACGGCAACGGCATAATACTGGGTGAAAATGTGTTCATGAACTACGACTGCATCATGCTCGACGGAGCTTATATCCGCATTGGGAAGAATACGCTGATAGGACCTCATTGCCAGTTCTACACGCCCCAGCACCCCATGGACCATGTGGAACGTCGTGAGGAAAAGGAAACATCCTATCCCATTACGGTGGGCGAGGACTGCTGGCTGGGTGGCAATGTGGTGGTATGTCCGGGGGTGACCATCGGCAACCGCTGTATCATTGCGGCGGGCAGTGTGGTAACCCGTGACATTCCCGACGACTCCCTGGCAGCAGGTGTGCCGGCAGTGGTGAAAAAAAGCCTGAAAAAATAA
- a CDS encoding nucleoside hydrolase-like domain-containing protein, whose amino-acid sequence MKKTFLLSILFSTYISYGTAQELENHSIPEEKTRVIVITDGEADDRASMVRFLLSTNEFDVEGIINSSSQFHWEGGKGWNAFHPVEWIKEYIELYGKVYHNLLLHDKRYPSPEYLLSKWKVGNIKGNGEYEERTEGAQFIAKTLLTEDHDPRPVWIQAWGGCNTLASALKIIQEDYPEKMEQVADKMRLFLIWEQDKAYQEYIRPNWEHYQIPTIISDQFDCMAYIWNKVLPATVQSFFQKEWMTQHILQGHGALCEAYPNKKGAFNAEGDTPSFLHNLSTGLRNMENPGYGGWGGRYVKVRNNVWMDPKPSSEYNYPTGQYGFDNSWSKMMEHYTDSAQVAMRTRYFQPLWRWLDKVQLDFAARAEWCVKDYASANHHPIINLNLQSLDLNAQPGETIKLDASQSKDPDGDLLKVHWWMYPEAGSYKGNFHFESEHPKTAFKVPQDAHTGETIHIICEVSDNGEPALTRYKRIIITVNH is encoded by the coding sequence ATGAAAAAAACATTTCTGCTCAGCATCCTGTTCAGCACTTATATTTCCTATGGAACGGCTCAGGAACTTGAAAACCATTCAATCCCAGAAGAAAAAACGCGTGTCATAGTCATCACTGACGGCGAAGCAGACGACAGGGCTTCCATGGTACGCTTTCTGCTTTCCACCAATGAATTCGATGTAGAAGGAATCATCAACAGCAGTTCGCAATTCCATTGGGAAGGAGGAAAAGGATGGAATGCTTTCCACCCCGTTGAATGGATCAAAGAATATATTGAACTCTACGGAAAAGTATACCATAATTTATTGCTGCACGACAAACGTTATCCGTCACCGGAATATCTACTGAGTAAATGGAAAGTGGGAAACATAAAAGGAAACGGAGAATATGAGGAACGCACTGAAGGAGCACAATTTATCGCCAAAACACTTTTGACCGAAGACCATGACCCGCGCCCTGTCTGGATTCAGGCATGGGGAGGCTGTAACACACTGGCTTCCGCACTGAAAATCATCCAGGAAGATTACCCGGAAAAAATGGAGCAGGTTGCAGACAAGATGCGCCTGTTCTTAATTTGGGAACAAGACAAAGCTTATCAGGAATACATCCGTCCTAACTGGGAACACTATCAAATACCAACCATTATTTCCGACCAGTTTGACTGTATGGCTTATATATGGAACAAGGTACTTCCTGCTACTGTGCAATCTTTCTTTCAGAAAGAATGGATGACACAGCATATCCTCCAAGGCCATGGAGCCCTTTGCGAAGCATACCCGAACAAAAAAGGAGCCTTCAATGCAGAAGGAGACACTCCCTCTTTCCTACATAACCTTTCCACCGGTCTGCGCAACATGGAAAACCCGGGATATGGTGGCTGGGGAGGCCGTTATGTAAAGGTAAGAAATAATGTATGGATGGACCCGAAACCCTCATCAGAATACAATTATCCGACCGGACAATATGGTTTTGACAACAGCTGGTCGAAAATGATGGAACATTACACGGATTCTGCACAAGTAGCCATGCGTACCCGTTATTTTCAGCCTCTATGGCGTTGGCTGGACAAGGTTCAACTAGACTTTGCAGCTAGAGCGGAATGGTGTGTAAAAGATTATGCCTCAGCCAATCATCACCCTATCATCAACCTGAATTTACAATCACTTGATTTGAACGCACAACCAGGAGAAACAATTAAATTGGATGCGTCACAAAGCAAAGACCCAGACGGAGACTTGCTGAAAGTTCATTGGTGGATGTATCCGGAGGCCGGCAGTTATAAAGGGAATTTCCATTTTGAATCTGAGCATCCGAAGACGGCCTTTAAAGTTCCCCAAGATGCACATACCGGAGAAACCATACACATAATTTGTGAAGTGTCAGACAATGGAGAGCCCGCATTGACCAGATACAAACGGATAATCATAACGGTGAACCATTAG
- a CDS encoding cytidylate kinase family protein: MEESRKKHKAELFRRYLVFGISLFIIACGISLITRSNLGTSPITSVPYVASLHTPVSLGTYFFLFTLVLIGMQLLLLGRRGIMERKMELLMQFPVAFVLSVFTDLGMWMTAGFSPEAYYMKIISLVIGCVVLALGICLEVIADVTMISAEYTIQFATLRFKKNFGNIKICFDVTLVVCAILCSWALSGRIEGVREGTVIAALITGPFVRLIMPRLAFVRHWLDEPGIPATSSVAAPAHYPPVITISREYGSGGHQIGKALAKELGITFYDKELITLVAKESGFSEEFISQNEQKMPSALLYQMIMQDYEAPLDKSLSYDDALFVAQSRVIRRLAAEKPCVIVGRCADYILRDRPHTLHIFLFGDMKSKTERVISEYGISAAQAPGKITQVDKSRKEHYFHYTGRQWGDSRNYHATFNTSLISITQVTEALKRIYEEDV; the protein is encoded by the coding sequence ATGGAAGAAAGTCGTAAAAAGCACAAAGCCGAACTCTTTCGGCGATACCTGGTATTCGGTATCTCACTCTTTATCATCGCATGTGGTATCAGCCTCATCACCCGTTCAAATCTGGGTACCTCCCCTATCACGAGTGTGCCCTACGTAGCCAGTCTTCACACCCCCGTCAGCCTGGGTACGTACTTTTTCCTGTTCACCCTCGTACTGATAGGCATGCAACTGCTGTTGCTGGGCAGAAGAGGCATCATGGAGCGGAAAATGGAACTCCTCATGCAGTTTCCGGTGGCCTTCGTATTATCTGTCTTTACCGACCTCGGCATGTGGATGACTGCCGGATTCTCCCCGGAAGCCTATTATATGAAAATCATCTCGCTGGTTATCGGTTGCGTGGTACTGGCTCTCGGAATCTGTCTGGAAGTCATAGCCGATGTGACGATGATCAGCGCCGAATATACCATACAATTTGCCACCCTACGCTTCAAGAAAAACTTCGGCAACATCAAAATCTGCTTCGACGTGACCCTGGTAGTCTGCGCCATCCTGTGTTCATGGGCGCTGTCTGGACGCATCGAGGGAGTGAGAGAGGGGACCGTGATTGCCGCCCTGATTACCGGCCCGTTCGTCCGACTGATTATGCCCCGCCTGGCCTTCGTCCGTCACTGGCTGGACGAACCGGGTATCCCTGCCACTTCATCTGTTGCCGCACCAGCACACTATCCGCCGGTCATTACCATTTCCCGCGAATACGGCAGCGGCGGTCATCAAATCGGTAAAGCACTGGCCAAAGAGCTAGGCATCACCTTCTACGACAAGGAACTGATTACCCTTGTAGCCAAGGAAAGTGGTTTCAGTGAAGAATTCATTTCACAGAACGAACAGAAGATGCCCAGTGCCCTGCTCTACCAGATGATCATGCAGGACTATGAGGCTCCGCTGGACAAGAGTCTGTCGTACGACGACGCCTTGTTCGTGGCACAAAGCCGGGTCATCCGCCGTCTGGCAGCGGAGAAACCGTGTGTCATCGTCGGACGATGCGCCGACTATATCCTGAGAGACCGCCCGCACACCCTCCATATTTTCTTGTTCGGCGACATGAAGTCCAAGACGGAACGCGTCATTTCTGAATATGGCATTTCCGCCGCACAGGCACCAGGCAAGATTACCCAAGTGGACAAGTCCCGGAAAGAACACTATTTCCATTACACCGGCCGGCAATGGGGTGACTCACGGAATTATCATGCCACGTTCAATACCAGCCTGATTTCCATAACCCAAGTGACGGAGGCACTGAAAAGGATTTATGAAGAAGACGTATAA
- a CDS encoding AraC family transcriptional regulator, with the protein MQFTPDDLVTEQRISSIDAMSVEEVFTKVTGREEVNLHPHCHDRHQIIYILSGTLHVEVGGVSYFVTDRHLVWIPGGTLHRLSSNNRQITLLTSYVCLEHSHEEEFAIYRTDELIARNLKFISTFHSLSKWAEPEIFSFARSFFQVLPRICQKATFPTQPFILATDSRLLPVLEYMKTNLHQDLTLEQVASHFGFSVRSLTRLFTSSGIRFVHYLNYQRVVRAIEILTDNVLNIEQTAYEVGFNSPNSFSRVFKQITGEAPSAYLRRQ; encoded by the coding sequence ATGCAATTTACGCCAGACGACTTAGTGACCGAACAGCGGATTTCTTCAATTGATGCCATGTCGGTCGAGGAAGTGTTCACCAAGGTGACCGGGAGGGAAGAAGTGAACCTGCACCCTCATTGCCACGACCGCCATCAGATAATTTATATCCTTTCGGGGACACTTCATGTGGAAGTGGGAGGGGTCAGCTATTTTGTGACCGACCGTCACCTGGTGTGGATACCCGGAGGAACCTTGCACCGTCTTTCCAGTAACAACCGGCAGATAACCCTGCTGACCAGTTATGTTTGTCTGGAGCATTCCCATGAAGAAGAATTTGCCATTTACCGTACCGATGAACTGATAGCCCGCAACCTGAAGTTCATCAGTACTTTTCACAGCTTGTCCAAGTGGGCTGAACCGGAAATCTTTTCGTTTGCCAGAAGCTTTTTTCAGGTGCTGCCCCGTATCTGTCAGAAAGCCACGTTTCCCACCCAGCCGTTTATTTTGGCAACGGATAGTCGTCTGTTGCCCGTATTGGAATATATGAAGACAAATCTGCATCAGGACCTGACCCTTGAGCAGGTGGCTTCCCATTTTGGATTCTCGGTGCGCAGTCTGACCCGGTTGTTCACCAGTTCGGGCATCCGTTTCGTACACTATCTCAACTACCAGCGTGTGGTGCGTGCCATCGAGATTCTGACCGATAACGTCCTGAACATCGAGCAGACGGCCTACGAGGTGGGATTTAACTCGCCTAACAGCTTCAGCAGGGTGTTCAAGCAGATTACCGGAGAGGCACCTTCGGCTTATTTGCGCAGGCAATAG